In the Bombiscardovia apis genome, ACCGCTGTAATCGAGACGGTCATGAGCTTTTCTCGGGAAGGCGTGGGGTCGAGGTTGTAGTTCATCGCAAAAGACCAAGAGCTGACCATGACAGCAACAACCAGTATCAAGGCAAGAAGAGCCCCAACCGTCTGCCAAGAAGACCTCTTGATAGTTGAAATAGTCAGTGCCCAGCGCAGGCGGGCAATAGTTACGATTTCACTCATTGCTGGCCTGACCCGGAATTGGCAGGAAATTCAGAGCTTGGAGGCATGGTGATACCGGACTGAGGACCTGCCGCTATGGGCTGCACAGGTTGAGCAGATGGTGCAGGGCCGCCGTTGAGCCAGCTGATTTGCGCCGCAGCATGGCGGCCGCCCACCAATTGCAGGAAGCGGTCTTCCAAATCTTCACCAGCCGCCACCTGAGTAATAGTGCCGTCTGCGCGTACTTGCCCTTGATTGATGACAGCAACGTGAGTGCACATCTTCTCAACCAAGGCCATCACATGAGAGGAGACAATGACCGTGCCGCCGGTGGACACGTACTCGGCCAGAATGTCTTTCAAATTAGCAGAGGAAACCGGGTCAACCGATTCAAAAGGCTCATCTAAAACCAGCAGACGCGGGCTATGAATCATGGCAGTAGCTAGGCAAATCTTCTTATTCATACCTGCGGAATAACCCGACACCATTGTGTCTGCCGCGGATGCCAAGTCGAAGGCAGAGAGCAAATCCTTGGCCCTAGCCGAGGCTTCCTGCCGCTTCATGCCACGCAGCATACCCGAATACACTAAGAGCTGCAAACCAGTCAGGCGGTCGAAAATTTGATTGGACTGCGGCATGACACCGATAGAACGCTTGGCTTGATTCACGTCTGACCACACATCGCGCCCCAAAATCATCACCGAACCGGAATCAGGCACCAGCAGGCCGGTCGCCATATTCAAGGTGGTAGTTTTGCCGGCACCGTTGGGACCCACCAAGCCATAGAAAGAGCCGACCGGAATGTCGAGAGAGAGGCCGTTGACAGCAATTTTGGCCTCATAACGCTTGACTAGGGCACGGATTGAGAGCGCAGCTTGAGGATTTGGTCCGGTAGCCACTGGCGCAGGATCAAAACCTGCTGGGGCGGTTTGATAAGTGCTCATGATTAGAGCATACTTCATCAGTGTTGGAATGGCACGAATCATCTCAAGTAGTGATATACCAGACCTGAACTAACGGATAATTACCCCTCAGAATCCGACTAGTTTTACTTCCCTTGATGCTCGATAGGTTTCCAACCAGGGTTGGAGAAGATAGCCTGGAAGGAGATTGGCACATAAGACAACATGAAAATAGGGAAGCTCAGACAATAGGCAAGCAGTTCTTTGTTGGAAGCACCAATCTTGTCGCGCTCTGCAACCACAGTCAGCGCTGCCAGGCCCATCAAAGTCAGGATGCCGATACTACCTAGCACAGTCATATTAGTTAAAGAGCCAATCTGACTTGACCAAGTAACAAAGCCAAACGTTGAGAACAAGATACCGAACACGAAACGTATGAGGCTCAAGACGGTAAGCGGGCAAATCAGAATCGTTAAATCTACTGCCGAAAAATCACGTTCCTGCACAGCTCGCCGAATGAGCGAGGGCCCATAATAACGGAATACTTGTAGAAAGCCTTTGCTCCATCGCAGACGTTGCCGCCAAGACTGCTGGAAGGTTACTGGTTGCTCGTCGTACAGGATGGCAGTACCACAGTAGCCGATGCGATCACCGTGAAGGATGGAATCCATAGTGAATTCCAAATCCTCTGTGAGCAAGTGGAATTTCCAGCCATTATTGCGTTCCATGACTTCGCGCGAGAACATGAAACCAGTGCCGCCCACATGGCAAGAAGAACCGAAAACCATGCGTGAAGAATTCAAGAATCGAGATTCGCGGATGAACCACAGGGCCGAGCCGGAAGAAACCCAATTATCCGAGAAGTTGATGGAATTGCGATAAGAAGTCAAAATCTTGAAACCGGACTGGAAGGCCTTGTTCATCTCTCCGATATAGTGCTTATCGAGACGGTTATCAGCATCAAAAACGAAGAAAGCATCGTAGTTGGTTGAAGCTCCAGAAGAGATGATGTTGTCAAGTAAGTAAGTCAGGGCATAGCCCTTGCCTATTTGTGTTGTATTCGTGCGCTCAACCACATGGCAGCCCATAGACCGAGCTACCTGGGCCGTATTATCTGTACAATTGTCGGCCACTATCCAGATGTCGACCAGCTGGCTGGGATAGGTCTGCGACTGAATGGACTCAATCAGCCCGCCGATAACGCTTTCCTCGTTGCGGGCAGAAATGAGCACCGCGAAGTGCTTATTAAGTGGCACTTCTGGGAAGACCACCGGCTTAGCCACAAAAGAAGTGACAATGCAGACAGCCTGATAAATAATACCGACTGCAGTCAAAATAATAGTGACTACATCGAGCAGATTAAGGAAGGCCATTTACTGCCACTCCTTGCGGGGATTGGCGCTGGGAATCTCTTTGGTGCCACGAGACTTCTTGTTATGCTCGTGTTGAGCGCCTTCGAGCTGAGCCTTGCCCTTGCTGTCATTCACCACATGCTTTGGAATCGCAACAGTTTCAGAGGTATCCAGTGCGTCTGAAGTGGGGATACGAGCGAATTCCTCTCGAATTTGCTGCTCGTCCTTGTCGGCAATCACTACCCGCTTACTGGAACCTTGCGCAGAGCGTGGGATATGCTCAGTCACTGGCTTAATCACATGCTCGTTAATGGCCTCAGCACCTTCAACCACCTTGGACTTCTTCGTTGGCTTAGGATCTTGCATAAGCGGCGAATCAATCAAATCGTAGCGTTTGGTGGAAGCCTTGAAAATTATTTGGAAGGAGGCAGCTACCGGCAAAGCTAGGAAGGCTCCCAACGCCCCAAACACCGCACCCAAAGCCAAAACCGCCAAGAAGGCGATAGCAGCGTTCAAATCCATCGTACGCTGAGAAATCTTAGGTGCCAAAATCAGGTTCTCAACCTGCTGGTAGAGGGTAATATAAATCAGAACTGCCAAAGCAATGACGAGCCCGTTTGCTCCCCAAGCCACTACGACCGGCAGAGCGCCGCCGATATAGGTACCAATGGTGGGCACAAATTGCGATACCAGACCGCAGAAGAGCGCCAATGGCAACCAGTAAGGCACATTGATAACCACCAAGAAGACAGACATGCAGGCCGCTGAAATCAGAGCCAGAATAGTGCGGCTAAAGAGGAAGGACGAAATCTGATCCTGAGCAACCGTCCAAACGAGTACGAAACGACGCTGGCTAGAAGGGCTCATCCACTGGCACAGGCTTCTACGCAGCTTCGGTCCGGCCGCGGAAATGTAATACGTAACCAATAACACGGTCATAATGTTCAACACCGAACCCAAAACGCCCACAGTTGTGGTGAACGCTTGACCTGCAAAGTCAGTAACCCAAGATGTTTGAATATTCTTAGCAATCTCATTTCCCAAGTCTTGCATTGCTGGCAATTGCTGGTGGGTCTTGGACTGTACAAAATCCACCACCTGCTCATAAAAAGCGGGAGCACCCTTAACCATGCCAATGACCTGCTGTACAAACATGTTGCCAAAGAGACCCATGAGCGCAATAACGACAATGACAAGGCCTATGAGCGTAACACCAGAAGCCGCCCCGCGCTTCCATCCATGTTTGACGAAAGTAACCACCAAGGGCTCCATTGCCAAGGCCACGAACATAGAGATAACAACGTCGAGAACTACGAACTCGACCTTTGACCAGGAAGTATATGCGAACCAAGCCAGAAATACAGTGATTACGGCATAGAAAAGAGCCCGGCCATACCATTCAGGTGGGCGGCGGGGGTCGCCTTTGGAGGGGAAGAGAGATCCCAAATCGAGCTGCTGCTTATTACTTGCGTCCATGACTCTATTATCCCGGCAATGCTGACAAGAAACAAGCCGAGAGCTTGAAGACTGTATAACGGGCCAAGTATTCTGAAACCTATGCTGACCGTATCCGTAGTTATTCCGGCTTGGAATGAAGAAGATCGTATCGCTGACTGCATCTTGAACGCGACCACACAGTCGGTCGCACCCTTAGAGGTGCTCGTTGTCGACAATCACTCCACCGACCGCACTGCACAGATAGTCCAAGATTTCATTGCAGCCCACCCCGACACGCCTGTACAGCTGCTCCACCAAGACGAGGAGCAGGGGCTGATTCCCACCCGAAACTATGGGCTAGATCGGGCTCGTGGCGATATTTTGGGACGCATCGATGCTGATTGCATGCTGCGCCCCAACTGGGTTGAAGTAGTGAGTAGACTCTTTGAAAACGATTCAGATGCCATGGGAGCCACCGGCCCGGTCGCCTATTACGACATGCCCGGCAAAGAAATCGGTCTCAAGAGCGACAACAAGGTGCGCAGAAGCGTCTACCGTGCTGATGATGGCCAATACTTACTTTTCGGTTCCAATATGGCGCTGAGAGCGAGCGCTTGGAAAACGATTCGCGGCGAAGTATGCCGAGACGAGGCAGACATTTTCCACGAAGATGTTGACGTCTCCCTCCACCTGATAGACCATGATTTTAAGATGGTCTATTGCAAGGATATGAACGCGGCAATCTCTGCTCGGCGCATGGATACCTCATTCAATTCTTTCCACCACTACATGCAGCGATTCAAAAATACTTTCGATGCTCATCCCTCCCACACGCGCGAGCAGAAACCTGAGCACACGCTTTACGCCATCTATCCTATTTTGCGCACGTTCTACCCGGTCTACCAGAAGTACTTAGAGTCTGCTGACATCAACCCGGCCGAGCGTATTTGGATTAAGGAGCAGATGGAGCTTTTCCACCGCCGAGATCAAGAGATGGAACCCATCCCGGCAAACTCCAAAAACTAGAACTCTCCACATTAACACTTAGTCCCAAAAGGTCAGGCCGTGTCAGTAGCGTCGCTGCTTGTGCACGGCCTTATCCTATAGTAATTCTCTAGCAAACAGCAAGAAGCAGACACATTCTTGCATTCTTGTTTTTCTTACTTATTGGCACTGCTTATTTTCTCATTACACGCTTTGTCTGTTTTAAACTTGTCCGTTCTTAAACCCTCAAATAGTGTGACATAGCTCACATTCCCTTTTAGCCTCATCATAAAACCTAAACGCAAGAGCCGTCTGACGACGCGGCCGACAAACCGCCGGCTTGCCTAGTCTAGGGGTGGAAGGTAATATAGTCACGTTCGCCCCCGTCGTCTAACGGTTAGGACACCAGACTTTCAATCTGACAACGAGAGTTCGACTCTCTCCGGGGGTACTTAGGGCAGCAGCGCCACGAATACTTTCTTCAACTTTTCTCCTTCTTTGCTTCTATTTATCATTGCGCTGATTTCAATTCATCCATTTCTTGAGACAAATCAAGCAAACACAGCTCCGATGCATTAGGCTGTATTACCAATCAGGGTAAAACACAACAGCCTTTAAGGAGCAAGATGAGCACTACCGCATCGAATTGTGAAGAAAACACACCATCCTCCAGCTCAAAGACCGACCAGATTTTGCCTGACGAGCGCCAGCACAGGACTCGGCATGAGGTTACTATTGGGGGCCGGTCTTGGGAGTATGAGGCAACTGTTGGGACTATTAATATTGATACGGAGAAGGTGAAGCCCGCAGCTTCCATCTTCTATTCGGCTTTTACAGCCCTCGGTGCAGACGGCGAAG is a window encoding:
- a CDS encoding glycosyltransferase family 2 protein, whose translation is MAFLNLLDVVTIILTAVGIIYQAVCIVTSFVAKPVVFPEVPLNKHFAVLISARNEESVIGGLIESIQSQTYPSQLVDIWIVADNCTDNTAQVARSMGCHVVERTNTTQIGKGYALTYLLDNIISSGASTNYDAFFVFDADNRLDKHYIGEMNKAFQSGFKILTSYRNSINFSDNWVSSGSALWFIRESRFLNSSRMVFGSSCHVGGTGFMFSREVMERNNGWKFHLLTEDLEFTMDSILHGDRIGYCGTAILYDEQPVTFQQSWRQRLRWSKGFLQVFRYYGPSLIRRAVQERDFSAVDLTILICPLTVLSLIRFVFGILFSTFGFVTWSSQIGSLTNMTVLGSIGILTLMGLAALTVVAERDKIGASNKELLAYCLSFPIFMLSYVPISFQAIFSNPGWKPIEHQGK
- a CDS encoding AI-2E family transporter, which encodes MDASNKQQLDLGSLFPSKGDPRRPPEWYGRALFYAVITVFLAWFAYTSWSKVEFVVLDVVISMFVALAMEPLVVTFVKHGWKRGAASGVTLIGLVIVVIALMGLFGNMFVQQVIGMVKGAPAFYEQVVDFVQSKTHQQLPAMQDLGNEIAKNIQTSWVTDFAGQAFTTTVGVLGSVLNIMTVLLVTYYISAAGPKLRRSLCQWMSPSSQRRFVLVWTVAQDQISSFLFSRTILALISAACMSVFLVVINVPYWLPLALFCGLVSQFVPTIGTYIGGALPVVVAWGANGLVIALAVLIYITLYQQVENLILAPKISQRTMDLNAAIAFLAVLALGAVFGALGAFLALPVAASFQIIFKASTKRYDLIDSPLMQDPKPTKKSKVVEGAEAINEHVIKPVTEHIPRSAQGSSKRVVIADKDEQQIREEFARIPTSDALDTSETVAIPKHVVNDSKGKAQLEGAQHEHNKKSRGTKEIPSANPRKEWQ
- a CDS encoding glycosyltransferase, yielding MLTVSVVIPAWNEEDRIADCILNATTQSVAPLEVLVVDNHSTDRTAQIVQDFIAAHPDTPVQLLHQDEEQGLIPTRNYGLDRARGDILGRIDADCMLRPNWVEVVSRLFENDSDAMGATGPVAYYDMPGKEIGLKSDNKVRRSVYRADDGQYLLFGSNMALRASAWKTIRGEVCRDEADIFHEDVDVSLHLIDHDFKMVYCKDMNAAISARRMDTSFNSFHHYMQRFKNTFDAHPSHTREQKPEHTLYAIYPILRTFYPVYQKYLESADINPAERIWIKEQMELFHRRDQEMEPIPANSKN
- a CDS encoding ABC transporter ATP-binding protein, whose protein sequence is MSTYQTAPAGFDPAPVATGPNPQAALSIRALVKRYEAKIAVNGLSLDIPVGSFYGLVGPNGAGKTTTLNMATGLLVPDSGSVMILGRDVWSDVNQAKRSIGVMPQSNQIFDRLTGLQLLVYSGMLRGMKRQEASARAKDLLSAFDLASAADTMVSGYSAGMNKKICLATAMIHSPRLLVLDEPFESVDPVSSANLKDILAEYVSTGGTVIVSSHVMALVEKMCTHVAVINQGQVRADGTITQVAAGEDLEDRFLQLVGGRHAAAQISWLNGGPAPSAQPVQPIAAGPQSGITMPPSSEFPANSGSGQQ